One stretch of Amycolatopsis sp. NBC_00345 DNA includes these proteins:
- a CDS encoding sugar phosphate isomerase/epimerase family protein, with the protein MSRPITLFTGQWADLPFTEVCKLAGEWGYDGLEIACSGDHFEVDRALSEEDYVPGRLRLLAEHGLKVHAISNHLVGQAICDDPIDERHQAIIPSRVWGDGESEGVRQRAAKEMADTARAAAKLGVDTVIGFTGSKTWKYVAMFPPVSQAVIDEGYQDFADRWNPILDVFDEVGVRFAHEVHPSEIAYDYWTTKRALEAVGNRPAFGLNWDPSHFIWQDLDPVGFILDFADRIYHVDCKDTRKRFDGRNGRLGSHLPWGDPRRGWDFVSTGHGDVPWEDCFRALNSIGYTGPISVEWEDAGMDRLRGAAEAVTYLRNLLFDKPAAAFDAAFSNQK; encoded by the coding sequence ATGAGCCGTCCGATCACCCTGTTCACCGGCCAGTGGGCGGACCTGCCGTTCACCGAGGTGTGCAAGCTTGCCGGCGAATGGGGCTACGACGGCCTCGAGATCGCCTGTTCCGGCGACCACTTCGAGGTCGACCGCGCACTGTCCGAAGAGGACTATGTGCCGGGGCGGCTGCGCCTGCTCGCCGAGCACGGCCTCAAGGTGCACGCCATCTCGAATCACCTTGTCGGACAAGCGATCTGCGACGATCCGATCGACGAACGCCACCAGGCCATCATCCCGTCGAGGGTGTGGGGTGACGGTGAGTCTGAGGGCGTTCGCCAGCGGGCGGCGAAGGAGATGGCCGACACCGCCCGCGCGGCGGCGAAGCTCGGCGTGGACACGGTGATCGGCTTCACCGGTTCGAAGACCTGGAAGTACGTCGCGATGTTCCCGCCGGTTTCGCAGGCCGTGATCGACGAGGGCTACCAGGACTTCGCAGACCGGTGGAACCCGATCCTCGACGTCTTCGACGAGGTCGGCGTCCGGTTCGCGCACGAGGTGCACCCGTCGGAGATCGCATACGACTACTGGACCACCAAAAGGGCGCTCGAAGCCGTCGGCAACCGTCCGGCGTTCGGGCTGAACTGGGATCCTTCGCACTTCATCTGGCAGGACCTCGACCCGGTCGGGTTCATCCTCGACTTCGCCGACCGGATCTACCACGTGGACTGCAAGGACACCAGGAAGCGGTTCGACGGCCGTAACGGAAGGCTCGGCTCGCACCTGCCGTGGGGCGATCCCCGCCGGGGCTGGGACTTCGTGTCGACCGGGCACGGCGACGTGCCGTGGGAGGACTGCTTCCGCGCGCTGAACTCCATCGGCTACACCGGCCCGATCTCGGTGGAGTGGGAAGACGCCGGCATGGACCGGCTGCGGGGCGCGGCGGAAGCCGTGACCTACCTGCGGAATCTCTTGTTCGACAAGCCGGCGGCGGCCTTCGACGCGGCTTTCAGCAACCAGAAGTGA
- a CDS encoding sugar phosphate isomerase/epimerase family protein, whose product MCGEEAEKFHSRRSMLRGAATAAVAVGAAVALPGVASAVIGQNAPETESAGHGRGRIPVDKISIQLYSLRTALEADLGGTLSALADIGYRKVELAGTYGRTAKEFRGLLDKNHIRASSTHVGIDGDLDQTIADAKVLGNTRANVPFAAFDTIAGWKEFAGRMDTAARAFRKAGIPLGYHNHAHEFAPIDGVLPYDVLRANTSKRLVHLEIDLFWAVDGGVDPIDVYRKNFPRTTQYHVKDRTADGQMVDPGQGVIDFPRIFRATTPNLAEYIVEHDNPTDALSTAQNGFSYLRYLRF is encoded by the coding sequence ATGTGCGGTGAAGAAGCCGAAAAGTTCCATTCCCGGCGCTCGATGCTGCGTGGCGCGGCCACGGCGGCGGTCGCGGTCGGCGCCGCGGTCGCGCTGCCGGGTGTCGCGAGCGCCGTGATCGGCCAGAACGCCCCGGAAACCGAAAGCGCGGGCCACGGGCGCGGCCGGATCCCGGTGGACAAGATCAGCATCCAGCTCTACTCCCTGCGCACCGCGCTGGAGGCCGACCTCGGCGGCACGCTGTCCGCGCTGGCGGACATCGGCTACCGGAAGGTCGAGCTGGCCGGGACCTACGGCCGCACGGCCAAGGAGTTCCGCGGCCTGCTCGACAAGAACCACATCCGGGCGTCGTCCACCCACGTCGGCATCGACGGCGACCTCGACCAGACCATCGCGGACGCGAAGGTGCTCGGGAACACCCGGGCCAACGTGCCGTTCGCGGCGTTCGACACCATCGCCGGCTGGAAGGAGTTCGCCGGGCGGATGGACACGGCCGCGCGGGCGTTCCGCAAGGCCGGGATCCCGCTCGGCTACCACAACCACGCGCACGAATTCGCCCCGATCGACGGCGTGCTGCCCTACGACGTGCTGCGGGCGAACACCAGCAAGCGCCTGGTGCACCTCGAGATCGACCTGTTCTGGGCGGTGGACGGCGGGGTGGACCCGATCGACGTGTACCGCAAGAACTTCCCGAGGACCACGCAGTACCACGTGAAGGACCGGACCGCCGACGGCCAGATGGTCGACCCCGGTCAGGGCGTGATCGACTTCCCGCGCATCTTCCGGGCCACCACGCCGAACCTGGCCGAGTACATCGTCGAGCACGACAACCCGACCGATGCGCTGAGCACCGCTCAGAACGGCTTCAGCTATCTCCGTTACCTCCGTTTCTGA
- a CDS encoding multicopper oxidase domain-containing protein has translation MDKMTRGRLSRRTVLAGAAAGVVAPVAVASAAGSSLAAAAGLTRQVTLYADYLPGSTRVGYGLEPGKPTIPGPLLEMYEGDTFEIELVNNTDQRLSIHPHGVLYDTKSDGSPFNNSFNNPGETKTYTWKSRAAYQAANGLWMPGSAGYWHYHDHAFGGDHGTVGLMKGLYGGLIVRKRGDLLPAKTFTVVFTEMWINHQTAPNTPIFEANLGQRVEFICIGHGNLMHTFHLHAHRWADTRTGMLTSATDNAPVIDNKTLDPGNSFGFQVIAGDVVGPGAWMYHCHVQQHSDDGMSGVFLVRNADGGMPAGAQDALDRFKEHHHGTAAAEPATPAPPTVATDASAKSAKPTMPGMADMPGMDMSGMDMSGMDMTGHHH, from the coding sequence ATGGACAAGATGACCAGGGGCAGACTGTCCCGCAGAACGGTGCTGGCGGGTGCCGCGGCCGGCGTGGTGGCCCCGGTCGCCGTCGCCAGCGCCGCCGGCTCGTCACTGGCCGCCGCGGCCGGGCTGACCAGGCAGGTCACGCTCTACGCCGACTACCTGCCCGGCAGCACCCGCGTCGGGTACGGGCTCGAGCCGGGAAAGCCGACGATTCCCGGGCCGCTGCTGGAAATGTACGAGGGCGACACCTTCGAGATCGAGCTGGTCAACAACACCGACCAGCGGCTGTCCATTCACCCGCACGGCGTCCTCTACGACACCAAGTCGGACGGGTCGCCGTTCAACAACTCCTTCAACAACCCGGGGGAGACCAAGACCTACACCTGGAAGTCCCGCGCCGCGTACCAGGCGGCCAACGGGCTGTGGATGCCCGGCAGCGCGGGCTACTGGCACTACCACGACCACGCGTTCGGCGGCGACCACGGCACCGTCGGCCTGATGAAAGGGCTCTACGGCGGCCTGATCGTGCGCAAGCGCGGCGACCTGCTGCCCGCCAAGACGTTCACCGTGGTGTTCACCGAGATGTGGATCAACCACCAGACCGCCCCGAACACCCCGATCTTCGAGGCGAACCTGGGTCAGCGCGTCGAGTTCATCTGCATCGGGCACGGCAACCTGATGCACACCTTCCACCTGCACGCGCACCGCTGGGCGGACACCCGCACCGGCATGCTCACCAGCGCCACCGACAACGCGCCGGTGATCGACAACAAGACCCTGGACCCGGGTAACTCGTTCGGGTTCCAGGTGATCGCGGGCGACGTCGTCGGCCCGGGCGCGTGGATGTACCACTGCCACGTCCAGCAGCACTCGGACGACGGCATGTCCGGGGTGTTCCTGGTCCGCAACGCCGACGGGGGCATGCCCGCCGGTGCGCAGGACGCGCTCGACCGGTTCAAGGAGCACCACCACGGGACCGCGGCGGCCGAGCCGGCCACCCCCGCGCCGCCCACGGTGGCCACGGACGCGTCGGCCAAGTCCGCCAAGCCGACCATGCCGGGGATGGCCGATATGCCGGGCATGGACATGTCCGGAATGGACATGAGCGGAATGGACATGACCGGGCACCACCACTAG
- a CDS encoding ThuA domain-containing protein, whose protein sequence is MRRNVSQRWFRRRPLAALAVGAVVAAGLPLTITPVAQAATNVPIDVLVFHGAAADQKDPVLRATDAITSLGQANGITVTASADPAVFSPAGLAKYRGVVFLSAQGVTLDRDQETALQNYMKAGGGFLGLSDAARAQDGSQWFSGLIGARPVGARPTPVAITASAENPPGESKEKLADNDPGTKWLAFAKTGWVAYKLAAPTAVASYDLVSGNDYEGRDPKNWTLQGSTDGTTWKDLDTRTNETFADRGQSRTFTFANTTAYSNYRLNITANGGEPIIQLADFKLATDPSAPPPPESAPAKATVDVLDKLNPATADLPQKWERTDRWPNWEVNPVGTVHTVAQVEEAGYTPAAGANGPFHPISWCRDYDGGRSFYTGMGRTEASYGEAEFRSHLLGALKWTTGMVRGDCKAGIAANYKVERLTAKNQPGQLDQIGEPHGLTIAPDGKVFYIGKAACPTGPVVSWDDPNVGLGCGTIHQWDPVTKKPKLLTTLAVMGNRGAGDELVKNEEGLVGLTLDPKFSENGFMYAYWMPHDSIDRVKQVGKRTVSRFTYDLKNQTLDQSTRKDLLSWEVQIHSCCHAGGGMDFDKDGNLYVGSGDNNSSQGSNGYSGNNWTEEFQGLSFQDARRTAGNTNNLGGKILRIHPEADGTYTIPAGNLFPVGQYPADKTRPEIYVMGVRNISRLHIDKKTNQLYAAWVGPDASSPSPELGPAKYETATIITEAGNQGWPYCMGNKQPYRDRSSTNAAELTGWYDCDNPVNTSPRNTGLVNLPPVKKNMIWYSPDGGGPVFPNRPNSAIPTYNAAEATYTQPYLKGGGQAVMDGPTYHRDLVNTASGSAWPAYWNDKWFIGDESNGQNRIAVTVDPAGVPKQEPPLFAETLRQILPSGGGDQKLQSWMDAKFGPDGALYLLDYGSGFFTLDSNQKLLKISYIGGEATPAVTASSTMVQNKPLTTAFTGSKSGGVSYKWEFGDGAVSTQANPRHTYPATGLFTAKLTTTYANGETATTKTPVNVGCFVADPSPTVTIGDTDTAVPNRNAGGGCTADDLIDDESTWTSHAGFVNHVRQAVDALADRGVVNEAEADKLNAAATASPIGNKGVTGYDAIYDGTAESFRNWSQAPSGEFTIQPDGSLKPSGGLGMLWYSARQYGNFSVKLQFKDVAPTGSANSGVFVRFPDPRTPLEQRPPGSCGTVGSARTSQAWVAIYCGHEVQLYDGVTGEPQKTGSIYNFDPQTIDHAGVTPKGTWSEYEVKVVGQHYTIIRNGAVINEFDNTPGQVSSRAGDPSTDFRQFVNGFIGLQNHSDNDLMEFRNIRVRQL, encoded by the coding sequence ATGAGACGAAACGTCTCGCAACGCTGGTTCCGCAGACGGCCGTTGGCCGCCTTGGCGGTCGGGGCCGTCGTCGCGGCGGGGCTGCCGCTGACCATCACGCCCGTGGCCCAGGCCGCGACGAACGTCCCGATCGACGTCCTGGTCTTCCACGGCGCGGCCGCGGACCAGAAGGACCCGGTCCTGCGCGCCACCGACGCGATCACCAGCCTGGGGCAGGCGAACGGGATCACCGTCACCGCCTCCGCGGACCCGGCGGTGTTCAGCCCGGCGGGCCTGGCCAAGTACCGCGGGGTCGTTTTCCTGTCCGCCCAAGGGGTCACGCTCGACCGTGACCAGGAAACCGCGCTGCAGAACTATATGAAGGCCGGTGGCGGCTTCCTCGGCCTCTCCGACGCGGCCCGCGCGCAGGACGGTTCGCAGTGGTTCTCCGGGCTGATCGGCGCACGGCCGGTGGGCGCCCGTCCCACCCCGGTGGCGATCACCGCGAGCGCGGAGAACCCGCCGGGCGAGTCCAAGGAGAAGCTGGCCGACAACGACCCCGGCACCAAGTGGCTGGCGTTCGCGAAGACCGGCTGGGTCGCCTACAAACTGGCCGCCCCGACCGCGGTGGCCAGCTACGACCTGGTGTCGGGCAACGACTACGAGGGTCGCGACCCGAAGAACTGGACCCTGCAGGGCTCCACCGACGGGACCACCTGGAAGGACCTGGACACCCGGACGAACGAGACGTTCGCCGACCGGGGCCAGAGCCGCACGTTCACCTTCGCCAACACCACGGCGTACTCGAACTACCGGCTGAACATCACCGCCAACGGTGGTGAGCCGATCATCCAGCTGGCCGACTTCAAGCTGGCCACCGACCCGTCGGCGCCGCCGCCCCCGGAGTCCGCTCCGGCGAAGGCGACCGTCGACGTGCTCGACAAGCTGAACCCGGCGACCGCCGACCTGCCGCAGAAGTGGGAGCGCACCGACCGGTGGCCCAACTGGGAGGTCAACCCGGTGGGCACCGTGCACACGGTCGCGCAGGTCGAGGAGGCCGGCTACACCCCGGCGGCGGGCGCGAACGGCCCGTTCCACCCGATCTCCTGGTGCCGTGACTACGACGGCGGCCGCTCCTTCTACACCGGCATGGGCCGGACCGAGGCGAGTTACGGCGAGGCCGAGTTCCGCAGCCACCTGCTCGGCGCGCTGAAGTGGACCACCGGCATGGTCCGCGGCGACTGCAAGGCGGGCATCGCGGCGAACTACAAGGTCGAACGCCTGACCGCGAAGAACCAGCCCGGCCAGCTGGACCAGATCGGCGAGCCGCACGGGCTCACCATCGCGCCGGACGGCAAGGTCTTCTACATCGGCAAGGCGGCCTGCCCGACCGGTCCGGTGGTCAGCTGGGACGACCCGAACGTCGGCCTCGGCTGCGGCACGATCCACCAGTGGGACCCGGTCACCAAGAAGCCGAAGCTGCTCACCACGCTGGCGGTGATGGGCAACCGCGGCGCCGGTGACGAGCTGGTCAAGAACGAGGAAGGCCTGGTCGGCCTCACACTGGACCCGAAGTTCAGCGAGAACGGCTTCATGTACGCGTACTGGATGCCGCACGACTCGATCGACCGGGTCAAGCAGGTCGGCAAGCGCACGGTCTCCCGGTTCACCTACGACCTGAAGAACCAGACGCTGGACCAGTCCACCCGCAAGGACCTGCTGTCGTGGGAGGTCCAGATCCACAGCTGCTGCCACGCCGGTGGCGGCATGGACTTCGACAAGGACGGCAACCTCTACGTCGGCTCCGGTGACAACAACTCGTCGCAGGGCTCCAACGGCTACTCGGGCAACAACTGGACCGAGGAGTTCCAGGGCCTCTCGTTCCAGGACGCGCGCCGCACCGCGGGCAACACCAACAACCTGGGCGGGAAGATCCTGCGGATTCACCCGGAGGCCGACGGCACGTACACGATCCCGGCGGGCAACCTGTTCCCGGTGGGCCAGTACCCGGCGGACAAGACCCGCCCGGAGATCTACGTGATGGGCGTGCGCAACATCTCCCGGCTGCACATCGACAAGAAGACCAACCAGCTGTACGCGGCGTGGGTCGGGCCGGACGCGTCGTCACCGAGCCCGGAACTCGGCCCGGCCAAGTACGAGACCGCCACGATCATCACCGAGGCGGGCAACCAGGGCTGGCCGTACTGCATGGGCAACAAGCAGCCCTACCGCGACCGCAGCAGCACCAACGCCGCGGAGCTGACCGGCTGGTACGACTGTGACAACCCGGTCAACACCTCGCCGCGCAACACCGGGCTGGTGAACCTGCCGCCGGTGAAGAAGAACATGATCTGGTACTCGCCGGACGGCGGCGGGCCGGTGTTCCCCAACCGGCCGAACAGTGCCATCCCGACGTACAACGCGGCCGAGGCCACCTATACGCAGCCCTACCTCAAGGGCGGCGGCCAGGCGGTCATGGACGGGCCGACCTATCACCGCGACCTGGTCAACACCGCCAGCGGGTCGGCGTGGCCGGCGTACTGGAACGACAAGTGGTTCATCGGCGACGAGAGCAACGGGCAGAACCGGATCGCGGTCACCGTCGACCCGGCCGGGGTCCCGAAGCAGGAGCCGCCGCTGTTCGCCGAGACGCTGCGGCAGATCCTCCCCTCCGGTGGCGGGGACCAGAAGCTGCAGAGCTGGATGGACGCCAAGTTCGGGCCGGACGGCGCGCTGTACCTGCTCGACTACGGCAGCGGCTTCTTCACCCTGGACAGCAACCAGAAGCTGCTGAAGATCAGCTACATCGGCGGCGAGGCGACCCCCGCCGTGACGGCGTCGTCGACCATGGTGCAGAACAAGCCGCTCACGACCGCGTTCACCGGGTCGAAGTCCGGCGGCGTCTCGTACAAGTGGGAGTTCGGCGACGGCGCGGTGTCCACTCAGGCCAACCCGCGGCACACCTACCCGGCGACCGGCCTCTTCACCGCGAAGCTGACCACGACGTACGCGAACGGCGAAACGGCGACCACGAAGACGCCGGTGAACGTCGGGTGTTTCGTGGCCGATCCCAGTCCGACGGTGACCATCGGTGACACGGACACGGCGGTCCCCAACCGCAACGCGGGTGGCGGCTGCACGGCCGACGACCTGATCGACGACGAAAGCACGTGGACCAGCCACGCCGGTTTCGTCAACCACGTCCGGCAAGCCGTCGACGCACTGGCGGACCGGGGAGTGGTGAACGAGGCGGAGGCGGACAAGCTGAACGCCGCGGCCACCGCGTCGCCGATCGGCAACAAGGGCGTCACCGGTTACGACGCGATCTACGACGGGACGGCCGAATCGTTCCGCAACTGGTCGCAGGCGCCTTCGGGCGAGTTCACGATTCAGCCGGACGGGTCACTGAAGCCGTCCGGGGGACTGGGCATGCTGTGGTACTCGGCCCGGCAGTACGGGAACTTCTCGGTGAAACTGCAGTTCAAGGACGTCGCGCCGACCGGCAGCGCGAACAGCGGCGTCTTCGTCCGGTTCCCGGATCCGCGGACGCCACTGGAGCAGCGGCCGCCCGGCAGCTGCGGCACCGTCGGCTCCGCGAGGACCTCGCAGGCCTGGGTCGCGATCTACTGTGGACACGAGGTCCAGCTGTACGACGGGGTCACCGGCGAGCCGCAGAAGACCGGGTCGATCTACAACTTCGACCCGCAGACGATCGACCACGCCGGCGTGACCCCGAAGGGAACCTGGAGCGAGTACGAGGTCAAGGTCGTCGGGCAGCACTACACGATCATCCGCAACGGCGCGGTGATCAACGAGTTCGACAACACCCCCGGCCAGGTCTCGTCCCGGGCGGGTGACCCGTCGACCGATTTCCGGCAGTTCGTCAACGGGTTCATCGGCCTGCAGAACCACAGTGACAACGACCTGATGGAGTTCCGCAACATCCGGGTGCGGCAGCTGTAA
- a CDS encoding OmpL47-type beta-barrel domain-containing protein, whose translation MSPRNLVVTVLVAALALLGLAWPGSATPSAPAPPAPAAAPVQTLTWTAGNSTDHYLSAPATAVAGETLVLFKNTEALGSTMTHTLTFDTTTPGYNHDVDLNITANPYDDQNGEHEATITLTPGKYRFHCVVQGHEKMVGELVVTGGPPVDTTPPTVTANVTGNKDTAGNYVGSATVNLTATDTQSEVDKVEYQLDGGAWTTYTAPVVVSTVGSHMVHYKATDKAGNVSPEAMASFTVVEPKPGDTTPPTVTAEVTGNKDTAGNYLDTATVKLTAADNDGGSGIDKVEYKLDDGAWTAYAATVPVTAPGMHMFHYRASDKAGNQSTEGMAHFTVVSSDTTAPAVTASVAGTKDPDGNYVGKVTVTLAATDAGSGLDKVEYKLDGGAWLVYTEPLALTAAGAHTVTYRATDKAGNVSPEGTSAFTIVAGGDTVAPAASIVVSGNLDADWRYIENATVTLTAEDNAGGSGVDKIEYKLDGGAWTTYADPVKVTGIGAHSVWYRASDKAGNISAEKGGAFTIAEAPPGPDLCPDSDVRDTVVLGVADSQVENRDLGNGCTINDTIDDESEYASNSQFVAYVSAVTQELVDNGALSAQERNQIITAAYDSGIGGAAEFVKPQPKNPGLTKLVKNSARYL comes from the coding sequence ATGTCCCCAAGAAATCTCGTGGTGACCGTGCTGGTCGCGGCGCTCGCCCTGCTGGGGCTGGCGTGGCCAGGCTCCGCCACGCCCTCCGCGCCCGCCCCGCCCGCGCCGGCCGCCGCGCCGGTCCAGACCCTGACCTGGACGGCGGGCAACAGCACCGACCACTACCTCAGCGCGCCGGCCACCGCTGTGGCCGGGGAAACGCTGGTGCTGTTCAAGAACACCGAAGCGCTCGGCTCGACGATGACGCACACCCTGACGTTCGACACCACGACCCCGGGCTACAACCACGACGTCGACCTGAACATCACCGCCAACCCCTACGACGACCAGAACGGCGAGCACGAGGCGACCATCACGCTCACACCCGGCAAGTACCGGTTCCACTGCGTGGTGCAGGGCCACGAGAAGATGGTCGGCGAGCTGGTCGTCACCGGTGGGCCGCCGGTCGACACCACGCCGCCGACGGTGACCGCGAACGTCACCGGGAACAAGGACACGGCGGGCAACTACGTCGGGTCCGCGACGGTGAACCTGACCGCCACGGACACTCAGTCCGAAGTGGACAAGGTCGAGTACCAGCTCGACGGCGGCGCGTGGACCACGTACACCGCACCCGTGGTGGTCAGCACGGTGGGCTCGCACATGGTCCACTACAAAGCGACTGACAAGGCTGGGAACGTTTCGCCGGAAGCGATGGCGTCGTTCACCGTCGTCGAGCCAAAACCGGGTGACACCACGCCGCCGACGGTGACCGCCGAGGTGACCGGGAACAAGGACACGGCGGGCAACTACCTCGACACCGCCACGGTGAAGCTGACCGCGGCCGACAACGACGGTGGCTCCGGCATCGACAAGGTCGAGTACAAACTCGACGACGGTGCGTGGACCGCTTACGCGGCAACGGTTCCGGTGACGGCGCCGGGAATGCACATGTTCCACTACCGCGCCTCCGACAAGGCGGGCAACCAGTCGACGGAGGGCATGGCGCACTTCACGGTGGTCAGCAGCGACACCACCGCGCCGGCCGTGACCGCGTCCGTCGCGGGCACGAAGGACCCGGACGGTAACTACGTCGGCAAGGTGACCGTGACCCTCGCGGCTACCGACGCCGGCTCCGGCCTCGACAAGGTCGAGTACAAATTGGACGGTGGCGCTTGGCTGGTGTACACCGAACCGCTCGCGTTGACGGCGGCCGGTGCGCACACCGTGACCTACCGGGCGACCGACAAGGCGGGGAACGTCTCGCCTGAGGGCACGTCGGCGTTCACGATCGTCGCGGGCGGCGACACCGTCGCGCCCGCCGCTTCCATTGTGGTCAGCGGCAATCTTGATGCCGACTGGCGTTACATCGAGAACGCGACCGTCACCCTGACCGCGGAGGACAACGCCGGTGGGTCCGGAGTGGACAAGATCGAGTACAAACTCGACGGTGGCGCCTGGACGACCTATGCGGATCCGGTCAAGGTGACCGGAATCGGCGCGCATTCGGTGTGGTACCGGGCATCCGACAAAGCGGGCAACATCTCGGCCGAGAAGGGCGGGGCGTTCACCATCGCCGAGGCACCGCCGGGGCCGGACCTGTGCCCGGATTCGGACGTCCGGGACACCGTGGTGCTCGGGGTGGCCGACAGCCAGGTCGAGAACCGCGACCTCGGCAACGGGTGCACGATCAACGACACGATCGACGACGAGTCGGAGTACGCGTCGAACAGCCAGTTCGTCGCTTATGTCAGTGCGGTGACCCAGGAACTGGTCGACAACGGGGCGCTCTCGGCCCAGGAGCGGAACCAGATCATCACCGCCGCGTACGACTCCGGGATCGGCGGGGCCGCGGAGTTCGTCAAGCCGCAGCCGAAGAACCCCGGCCTGACGAAGCTGGTCAAGAACTCGGCCCGGTACCTCTGA
- a CDS encoding aminotransferase class V-fold PLP-dependent enzyme, with amino-acid sequence MPAGRLSELFWSQVRGEFCLDPARIHLANFFLASPPASVRAAAQLWRDRLYRDPHLVESYLLGTLQDLGADIPADSPYLQAKTAMAGYLGAPVEEVALVPNTTTGLALVYNGLTLPAGSEILLVGDPHYAHHESARRAAEKAGANVRVSTPGDDGVQPSADEIVHRVRNAIGPRTRCLGLTWVSSRTGVKYPVREIAQLVDDVNRARDLGDRLILVVDGVHGFGVENTDAATLGADFFIAGAHKWFLGPPGTGVLHGRPDAWSHLAPTVPSFEIDATLHACWLQGTQLPSTRASYVAPGGFTDYANIFALEEACRFHERMGRSVITARIHELNSRLRHGLAENPNAQVLTPWEQSMASGFVCFRPLRHTPKHVVDNLAAQGIVAATSPYDHQTVRLAAGINNTLDEVDLALKAVHNVI; translated from the coding sequence GTGCCCGCCGGGCGTCTCTCCGAACTGTTCTGGTCCCAGGTGCGCGGCGAGTTCTGCCTCGACCCGGCGCGGATCCACCTGGCCAACTTCTTCCTGGCCTCCCCGCCGGCCAGCGTCCGGGCGGCGGCGCAGCTGTGGCGCGACCGGTTGTACCGCGACCCGCACCTGGTCGAGTCCTACCTGCTGGGAACCCTGCAGGACCTGGGCGCCGACATTCCCGCCGACAGCCCGTACCTGCAGGCCAAAACGGCCATGGCCGGCTACCTCGGCGCTCCCGTCGAGGAGGTCGCGCTCGTGCCCAACACGACCACCGGCCTCGCCCTCGTCTACAACGGGCTGACGCTCCCGGCCGGGTCGGAGATCCTGCTCGTCGGCGATCCCCACTACGCCCACCACGAATCCGCCCGCCGGGCCGCCGAGAAGGCCGGCGCGAACGTGCGGGTCAGCACCCCGGGTGACGACGGAGTCCAACCCAGCGCCGACGAAATCGTCCACCGCGTCCGGAACGCGATCGGCCCGCGGACCCGGTGCCTCGGCCTGACCTGGGTCAGCTCACGCACCGGGGTCAAATACCCGGTGCGCGAGATCGCTCAGCTCGTCGACGACGTCAACCGCGCGCGCGACCTCGGGGACCGGCTCATCCTGGTGGTCGACGGGGTGCACGGCTTCGGCGTCGAAAACACTGACGCCGCCACGCTGGGAGCCGACTTCTTCATCGCCGGGGCGCACAAATGGTTCCTCGGCCCACCGGGCACCGGCGTGCTGCACGGACGTCCCGACGCCTGGTCCCACCTCGCCCCGACCGTCCCCTCCTTCGAGATCGACGCGACGCTGCACGCCTGCTGGCTGCAAGGCACGCAACTGCCGTCCACCCGGGCCTCCTACGTCGCTCCTGGCGGTTTTACCGACTACGCCAACATCTTCGCGCTGGAAGAGGCCTGCCGGTTCCACGAGCGCATGGGGCGAAGCGTCATCACGGCGCGCATCCACGAGCTGAACTCCCGGCTCAGGCACGGGCTGGCCGAGAACCCGAACGCCCAGGTGCTCACCCCGTGGGAGCAGAGCATGGCCAGCGGCTTCGTCTGCTTCCGGCCCCTTCGGCACACGCCCAAACACGTCGTGGACAACCTTGCCGCTCAGGGCATCGTCGCCGCGACCTCGCCCTACGACCACCAGACCGTGCGTCTGGCCGCAGGGATCAACAACACCCTCGACGAAGTCGACCTCGCGCTCAAAGCGGTGCACAACGTCATTTAG
- a CDS encoding GNAT family N-acetyltransferase has protein sequence MAGDPLLTRARRVWLEQAGAPVAFPAEGGAHVVVSAGSLLCPPGWVGIVSVGDAAIVTVPAPGLLDVMREAGAGLPAAALTDPDRLRRAVPVAEVLGPGTLDYCDERTFQPTTPNATETIPPGHRDLATLLASVPAGDAEQCGLAEITSPAFVVRNGTRVVAAAGYQHWPGQAAHVCVLTVPDQRGRGLARVVAGAATADGLANRLLPQWRAGHEASRRVAWALGFRRLGVQLSVRIEG, from the coding sequence ATGGCTGGTGATCCGTTACTGACCCGAGCTCGGCGCGTCTGGCTTGAGCAGGCCGGCGCCCCGGTGGCCTTCCCGGCCGAAGGCGGGGCGCATGTGGTCGTCTCGGCCGGATCGTTGCTGTGCCCGCCGGGCTGGGTCGGCATCGTCTCGGTGGGTGACGCCGCGATCGTCACCGTTCCCGCGCCTGGCTTGCTCGACGTCATGCGCGAGGCCGGTGCCGGGCTGCCAGCCGCGGCCCTGACCGACCCGGACCGGTTGCGCCGCGCCGTGCCGGTCGCCGAGGTGCTGGGGCCGGGCACCCTGGACTACTGCGATGAGCGAACCTTCCAGCCCACCACGCCGAACGCCACCGAGACGATCCCGCCCGGTCACCGCGATCTCGCCACCCTCCTCGCGTCGGTCCCGGCGGGGGACGCCGAGCAGTGCGGCTTGGCCGAGATCACCTCGCCCGCGTTCGTGGTGCGCAACGGGACCCGCGTTGTGGCGGCGGCCGGTTATCAGCACTGGCCCGGGCAGGCGGCCCACGTGTGCGTGCTGACCGTGCCGGACCAGCGGGGCCGCGGGCTGGCGCGCGTTGTCGCCGGCGCAGCGACCGCGGACGGGTTGGCCAACCGGCTGCTGCCGCAATGGCGGGCGGGGCACGAAGCGTCACGGCGGGTGGCGTGGGCGCTCGGGTTCCGGCGGCTCGGTGTTCAGTTGAGCGTCCGGATCGAGGGCTGA